Proteins encoded by one window of Candidatus Cloacimonadota bacterium:
- a CDS encoding monovalent cation/H+ antiporter complex subunit F, with protein sequence MKTFKWLIGLIVIVAFLVINFFVLKNIPFEYRLINILLFCSLFILIRVVKGPSVADRIVAIDILGVLIIGVCAILAIALDRSFYIDIGIAWGLQSFIGALALAKFMEGRSLDA encoded by the coding sequence ATGAAAACTTTTAAGTGGTTAATCGGTTTGATTGTTATTGTTGCTTTTTTAGTAATAAATTTTTTCGTTTTAAAAAATATTCCCTTTGAATACAGATTAATAAATATATTATTGTTTTGCTCTTTATTTATTCTAATCAGAGTTGTGAAAGGTCCATCGGTAGCAGATCGTATTGTTGCGATTGATATTCTCGGAGTGCTAATAATCGGGGTTTGTGCAATTCTTGCCATTGCTCTGGACAGATCATTTTATATTGATATTGGTATTGCTTGGGGTTTGCAGAGTTTTATTGGTGCTTTAGCTTTAGCAAAATTTATGGAAGGGAGATCATTAGATGCTTAG